The stretch of DNA GCGGGCGTACTCGAGGGCGACGGCCACGACGACACACACGAACATGAACCACTGGACGACCCGCCAGGTGACGAGGTCGGGGGCGAGCAGGTGCGAGAGGGGGACCGTCGCCCCCGTGGCGTGGACGAGTCGCCGCGCGACCTCGTCGGCCATCTTACAGGTCGTCGAAGGTTGTGTCGCCCTCGGTCAGGCCCTCGATGGTCTCGGCCAGCCCGTCGATGGAGACCCGTCGCTGGTCGGTCGAGTCACGCTCCCGGAGCGTGACCGTGTCCTCCTCCAAGCTCTCGTAGTCGACGGTCACGCAGTAGGGGGTCCCGATCTCGTCCTGCCGGCGGTAGCGCCGGCCGATCGCACCGGAGTCGTCGTAGGTGACCGCGTGGCCGGCCGTCCGGAGTGCCTCGGCGATCTCCCGTGCGTAGTCGTCCAGCCCGTCCTTGTCCATCAGCGGGAAGACGCCGACGGTGGTGGGGGCCTGCTCGGGCGGCAGGTCGAGGTAGGTCCGCTCCTCGCCGTCGACCTCGTCGACGGTGTAGGCGTGGGCGAGCACGGTGTAGACCAGCCGGCCGACGCCGAAGGAGGGTTCGACGACGTGGGGCCGGACGTGCTCGCCGCTCTCGGTGACCTCCTCGACGGCGAAGTTCGTCTGCTCGACGGGGACGGTGTAGGGCTCGCCGTCGACCTCGACGGTCACCTCGTTGGCGTCGAAGGCTCCCGGCTCGCGCTCGGCCAGCGCTTCGAGCGCGTCGGCCACGTCCCCGGCCGCGCCGCCGAACTCCGGGCCGAGGTAGCTCATGTCCGGATCGACGGTCGGCCGCTCGACGGTGACCGGCTCGTCGTACTGCTTGAAGACGGTGTAGTCCTCGCCGGAGTGGGCGGCGTGCTTGTCGAGGTCGTAGCTCCCCCGGTAGGCAAAGCCCGTCACCTCGATCCAGTCGCCGTCGACCTCGCTCTCGGCGTCCCAGCAGTCGGAGGCGTAGTGGGAGAGTTCGCCCGGCAGGTGCTGGCGGAAGCGGAACCGGTCCATGTCGACGCCGATCCGCTCGTACCACCCCTTCGCGACGCCCAGGTAGTAGGCGACCCAGTCGCTGGCGACGACGCCCTCGTCGACCGCCTCGCGGACCGTCAGGTGCCGGACTCCCTCCCCGTCGGCCTGCTGGGCCTCGCCGGAGTACAGCGGCAGGGTCACGTCGGCCACCTCCGCCAGCGGCGGCTCGTCGTCCTCGGGGTCGACGAAGTGCTCCAGCTCGGCCTGTGTGAACTCGCGCACGCGCACGAGGGACTTCCGCGGGGAGATCTCGTTGCGGTAGGCCTTCCCGATCTGGGCGACGCCGAAGGGCAGTTGGTTGCGGGCGTACTCCGAGAGCTGCGGGAACTCGACGAAGATCCCCTGTGCGGTCTCGGGCCGCAGGTAGCCCGGCGAGGAGGTGCCCGGGCCGATGTTCGTCTCGAACATGAGGTTGAAGTTGTCCACCGGTTCGCCGGCCAGCGACGCGCCACAGGAGGGACAGCCGACGTCGTGCTCGGCGATGATCTCCATCACCTCCTCGTTGGGCAGGGACTCGGCCTCCTCGACGTCGGTGTTGTCCTCGACGACGTGGTCGGCGCGGTGGGTCGCGCCACACTCGCCGCACTCGATTATCATGTCGTCGAAGGTGTCGAGGTGGCCCGACGCCTCGAAGACGGGCTCGGGCATCACGTCCGGGGCGGAGATCTCCTGGTGGCCCTCGCGGACGACGAAGCGGTCGCGCCAGGCCTCCTCGACGTTGTCCTTCAGCGCCGCGCCCTGTGGGCCGTAGGTCCAGAAGCCGGCGGCACCGCCGTAGGCCTCCGCGGCGGGGAAGTAGAAGCCCCGCCGCTTGGCGAGTTCGGTGAGCCGCTCGCCCTCGCTCATAGGGCCTCCAGCAGGTCCACGTCCCGGACGATGCCGTCGAGTTCGTCGCCCGCGACCAGCGGGATCTGTTCGATGTCGTGCTCGATCATCAGCTGGGCGGCCTCCTTGGCGGTGCGGCGCTTGCTGACGGTCACGACCTCGTCGGTCATGAACTCGCCGACCGGTTCCACGGGGATCTCGACGTTGCGCGTGGGCATGTAGCGGCCGCCGACGGCCTTGATCCCCTCCCACGCCCAGTCGTCGTCCTCGCCGGCGATGGAGTCGCCGGTGTCGTCCTCGCCCTCG from Haloarcula litorea encodes:
- the glyS gene encoding glycine--tRNA ligase, with amino-acid sequence MSEGERLTELAKRRGFYFPAAEAYGGAAGFWTYGPQGAALKDNVEEAWRDRFVVREGHQEISAPDVMPEPVFEASGHLDTFDDMIIECGECGATHRADHVVEDNTDVEEAESLPNEEVMEIIAEHDVGCPSCGASLAGEPVDNFNLMFETNIGPGTSSPGYLRPETAQGIFVEFPQLSEYARNQLPFGVAQIGKAYRNEISPRKSLVRVREFTQAELEHFVDPEDDEPPLAEVADVTLPLYSGEAQQADGEGVRHLTVREAVDEGVVASDWVAYYLGVAKGWYERIGVDMDRFRFRQHLPGELSHYASDCWDAESEVDGDWIEVTGFAYRGSYDLDKHAAHSGEDYTVFKQYDEPVTVERPTVDPDMSYLGPEFGGAAGDVADALEALAEREPGAFDANEVTVEVDGEPYTVPVEQTNFAVEEVTESGEHVRPHVVEPSFGVGRLVYTVLAHAYTVDEVDGEERTYLDLPPEQAPTTVGVFPLMDKDGLDDYAREIAEALRTAGHAVTYDDSGAIGRRYRRQDEIGTPYCVTVDYESLEEDTVTLRERDSTDQRRVSIDGLAETIEGLTEGDTTFDDL